TTAGCTGGACCACTCTCAGTGCAGAACAAAAACTAAAATTGAAACAGACATGAGGCAACAACTTTTTACCAAAGCACCATACCGgtgtttttcagcttttgtAAAGACTAATACTACTATTCCATGAGACAGATACTACTCCTATTATTAATACCACTACTAGCTTTACTGCTACTGAGATTAATACTTGTACAGCAACAATACTAGCCTAAAACAGCCACTGCGACATCCTAAGAAGTCCAGCTATCTAGCTTAGCTAGCTAATGTGAACCATTGAGCTAGCTAATTACCAAAATCAACGCTAGCTAGTAACCTTAGAAGTGGTCTAGTTGCAGCAGCGAGCCtcatttaatgtaaatattagCGTTTCAAGTGTGTTGATAATAGCGCTAAGTTATTACGTTACTTTAAAACAATATCAAATCaatataatgtaatgaaaaAGTACCTTTGAGAACCTAAATGTAAAGTTGAGGTCTTATAGCGTTGGTTGCTAGGAAACAGAATAGGCGGAACTGATTATCATTCGTTTTGCCCGGACGCTTCATTCGGTTGCACACCATGCCCTTGACTTCCTCCGAGAGGTGATAGTGTATAGGCAAGCGCAGACAGCTAGGAGGTCACTGGAAGTTTGTGTATTAAAAGGGGGAGATTTCTCGCCATGGGGTTGATACCAGAAGAGGGGAAGGTTCTCCCTCCTCCGGGGATCATCAACAGGAACTCGGTGTGGCTGAGCGGGATGGGCTGGATCTCCGCGATGCTCCAAAACGGCTTGAACCACAGGCCGCCGCTAAAATCAGGTTAGCATGTTTGTTAGCTTTCTGTCACACTGCTGTAGCTCTTGTGCAGACATGCAGTTTCCTCTCAAGCAAATCGATGAATCTTGCATCCGTGCATCTCACATTAGATACGGTAGCTAAGTGCAAGGTTACCCTAATAATAATCAAACCATTGAGTTATCAATACTCTTAGAGAGACGAATGACAAGCTAATGTTATTATGCATTGTATGAGCTTCACTAACTTCAGTACAAACTGGACAGGGTAAACTAGGGTTTGTCTTTTGGTGCtcagtttatatattttgtttatgtCTTTGTTCTATAGGAAGTTGATTGCATTTGAGTGCCAGGTAGCATTAGGAAAAAGACTTTCTGAAacctcttcctctttattttgaaaagttcaTATTACAGTATTGTCACGTTGCATGGTTAAAACACAATCATACAATTTGTCCCATTCTCCTACTTTTTAGGTGTTCATCGACAAGTCCTGCTGGCAACGATTGGTTGGTTCATCGGCTACCACAtctcaaaatatgaaaattacaCTTACGCCAGACTCGATCGAGATATGAGAGAGTACATCAGACTCAACCCAGAGGATTTTGCAGCAAAGGGTAAGGGAGTTTTTAAGTGTATTTGCTTTAACAGAAGACATAAAAACCTACCAATTCAGTTATCTTCATGTATAATGTTTGATGCTTGTTTCTTTTTGGACATCATTAGTTGTTTTTGGATGAAAATGAGTTATTTAGATATATGCCTGGTGGATTTTCCTTAAACACAGGGATATTATTGGTCAATGAGGAACCTGCAAAGTGCTGGTATTATCTGTTTATTCAATAGAAGCATGATGTGCCCTGTgtggacatgtttttttttttactaaaagcatattttttattactttgtcTCTGTATGCTCTGTTATTCTATTGCATATGCTGATAACATACCAGAATCTTAAACTATGGTTAATATGACGGTATGGTATTAAAGTACTTTTTTGTTAAGTCTTCATATAGGAAGTTTAAACACAGTGgcgtatgcatgtgtgtaatcaaagcatttttctctgtttccttcaTGTCATCAGAAAAAAAGACCTTTGCAGAGATTGTCGAGCCTTTCAATCCTGTGCGCTAAGTGCTCCAAAGaaagtgaggagagagggagagagagaagacgacCATTTGTCTGGAGTGGTCTTTTTGTGAAGTCTTTCTGTCATTTGTTGTGTGAAATATCgctatgtaaataaaaaaaatacctAAATTCAAGATTTTCTGAGTGAAATTTGCACGTTTATTTCACATTCATTAAGTTAGATGGATCACAGTGTAAACAGTTCAGACATATGAGAGGTGACTTTGTTACATATTTGTACAAACAGCAGACGTTTTGCTTATATGTTCTCTAATTTGCCACTCCAATGATGTCCATATATTTGTCAGTGAGGCTCTGAGTCTTCTTGGTGAGGTCGCTCATCACAGAAAACAGTCCTCTCAGGTGGAAGTGGAAGAGAGCTTCAGGATCTGTGTCCAAGAGAGGCTCCAAGGTCTTGTTGAGCGCCGTGTTGTTTTTGGCCTTGTGGTCATCCAGGTAAACCAGGCTGTTCTCCACTGTGTTTCTTATGGTCTTGAACACCAGGTAGTTGCTATACAAGTCTCTGCAGGACTCTTCCGCTGCATTAGAGTCCCACACTTCGTCGGAGGGCACATCTCGCAGCAGGCTTGGCAGGAGAATCGTCTGCTCCATGTCACTGACAGCTGAGCTGTATCGCCTCAGAGCCAACAGCAGGCTGTTTCTGGTGAATTTGGCCTCGGCAGACTGCATGGTTCCAGTTGGATGTGGTCGACTGTTCCTGTGCTGTGGTGGCTGACAGTAGGAAGCAGTGTGCAGTGCAAAGCCACGAGAGGAGGTACTGGTGAATTTATAGGGTGAGCACAAGTGGGTTGATCAGTTACATAATTGTATCATCTGATACATTTAGGAACACTTTGAGTGCTATTTGGAGTCAAACCCTTATCTCTTGTGTGATTTACACAACCTGCATTTTCTCCAAAGTCCTCATAAAGACTGAACAGTGTGTACTAAAGTAAACCACTGTAAATCATTAACCATACCATTACCATTATGTTTGAATGGCCTGAGTATAAAGGGATACCATGGTTTGTTGTTGGGGGGGAAGAAAAATGAGCTGAGGGATGTCAAATTTTGCCCCTTGCTGTTAAGTCAAGGTCAGCTGTGTTTGGATTTGCAGGTCATCTCAGAGAGTTGAACTCCCGGCTCTTCTGCTGTCCGTCTGCAAATAACATTGCAAAGGCAAAGAAAACTTGAGTGAGGAAAATTAAGCTTTATCGTGGTTTTGATATAATCATAAAAATTCAGGAATTGACGGGGTCCAGATGGGCCTGGGTGCACTCATTTGGTTCCAGGTCTGGCTCCCCTTGAAACTAAACGATGGCTGATCATAAgattattttatgtgtgtgtgtgtgtgtgtgtgtgacaagctctggtgttttttgcacaaatggaaatgaaagCCCTGCAGACAGTCTGTCCCTTGGCAGACTTGCCCAGAAGAGGAGCCAAGCACCATCCTGAACATGAAATACCAGTTTGTCTCACTGTAGAATGTTATAGCTGCTCTTGAGATCAGGGAggatttgaaatatattttcatgcagtaacatacagtatgtttcagTTTGAAATAGTGGGTTAGTTTCGGATAATATT
The Pempheris klunzingeri isolate RE-2024b chromosome 4, fPemKlu1.hap1, whole genome shotgun sequence genome window above contains:
- the ndufc2 gene encoding NADH dehydrogenase [ubiquinone] 1 subunit C2; translation: MGLIPEEGKVLPPPGIINRNSVWLSGMGWISAMLQNGLNHRPPLKSGVHRQVLLATIGWFIGYHISKYENYTYARLDRDMREYIRLNPEDFAAKEKKTFAEIVEPFNPVR
- the thrsp gene encoding mid1-interacting protein 1-B-like — encoded protein: MQSAEAKFTRNSLLLALRRYSSAVSDMEQTILLPSLLRDVPSDEVWDSNAAEESCRDLYSNYLVFKTIRNTVENSLVYLDDHKAKNNTALNKTLEPLLDTDPEALFHFHLRGLFSVMSDLTKKTQSLTDKYMDIIGVAN